A genomic segment from Conger conger chromosome 2, fConCon1.1, whole genome shotgun sequence encodes:
- the LOC133122896 gene encoding interferon-induced protein with tetratricopeptide repeats 5-like codes for MKDMLLAKLCQLECHFTWGLNDTDLNDLQNRLKDNIEMSVGEDRGIGWSYSNLAFTKFKQGLLEEARDYLEKAEEHIRKHHGDNCERQLIVTYGNFAWVYYHMREHAQSQTYLDKLEEIKMQFPTESPAVLHPEIYGEKGRAFLNFAQQYYEKAKDCFEKALELEPEEIEWNESYAVALYRTEFNLTSFEESPASRQLRRVLELDPNNAYIMVLLGLKHAEYKEYQRAEELMETAIDLDPNKPYVIQYVAKFYRRNKQFDKALSLLKRLQEMTPNSAFVHHQLALIYMSKRQTSIQNGGEEAEALLTLCMQHLDQAVSIRPSFVYAMLDLAACYAEKKNFKKAEEMFEETFKVATAKNDSLHVVEVRYADFQLYHMKSVPLAIMHYKEGLRLQKHTAEGKRCAQQLTKIANKDILSMMAKLMGFWAMFMK; via the coding sequence ATGAAAGATATGCTGCTCGCCAAACTGTGTCAGCTTGAGTGCCACTTCACTTGGGGTTTGAATGACACCGACTTAAATGATCTACAGAACAGGCTTAAAGACAATATTGAAATGTCAGTGGGAGAGGACAGGGGCATCGGATGGTCATACAGTAATCTGGCTTTCACAAAGTTCAAGCAAGGTCTCCTTGAGGAAGCGCGGGATTACTTGGAAAAGGCTGAGGAGCACATCAGGAAGCATCACGGTGACAACTGTGAGAGGCAGCTCATCGTCACCTATGGCAATtttgcatgggtgtattatCACATGCGTGAGCACGCACAATCCCAGACCTACCTGGACAAGCTGGAGGAGATTAAGATGCAGTTTCCTACAGAATCCCCTGCTGTTCTCCATCCTGAAATCTATGGGGAGAAAGGCAGGGCATTCCTGAACTTCGCTCAACAATACTATGAGAAAGCAAAAGATTGCTTTGAGAAGGCGCTGGAGTTGGAGCCAGAAGAGATAGAGTGGAATGAGAGTTATGCTGTGGCTCTGTATCGCACAGAGTTCAATCTCACAAGCTTTGAAGAGTCCCCAGCAAGCAGGCAGTTGAGGCGGGTTTTAGAACTTGATCCAAACAATGCTTACATCATGGTTCTGCTGGGCCTGAAGCACGCTGAATATAAAGAGTATCAGAGAGCCGAGGAGCTGATGGAAACGGCCATAGACTTGGATCCCAACAAACCCTACGTGATACAGTATGTGGCAAAGTTCTATCGGAGAAATAAGCAATTTGATAAGGCCTTGTCTCTTTTGAAAAGGCTGCAGGAAATGACACCCAATTCAGCCTTTGTGCACCATCAACTCGCCCTGATCTACATGAGTAAAAGACAGACATCAATCCAGAATGGAGGAGAAGAGGCTGAAGCTCTACTCACACTGTGCATGCAACACCTGGATCAGGCCGTCTCCATTCGACCCTCCTTTGTATATGCCATGTTAGATTTAGCAGCTTGCTATGCAGAGAAGAAGAACTTCAAGAAAGCAGAGGAGATGTTTGAAGAAACATTTAAAGTGGCTACTGCTAAGAATGACAGCCTGCATGTTGTAGAGGTCCGTTACGCAGATTTCCAGCTCTACCACATGAAATCAGTGCCCTTGGCTATTATGCACTACAAGGAAGGGCTTAGACTGCAGAAACATACAGCAGAGGGAAAAAGGTGTGCGCAGCAACTCACAAAAATtgcaaataaagacattttgagCATGATGGCAAAGCTTATGGGCTTCTGGGCTATGTTCATGAAATAA